A single region of the Ancylobacter novellus DSM 506 genome encodes:
- a CDS encoding zinc-dependent alcohol dehydrogenase family protein gives MRAQLLTAHGGPENFELRDVEQPIIQPGTVLVRIAAAAINRIDVRIREGLPIGADLPAILGSDFAGEIAAVGDGVDGFQPGDEVYGFAGGVRGQEGGALAEYILADARLVALKPRNLPMREAAALPLVSITAWDALDRAGATAEDHILVHGGVGGVGHVGVQLAKARGARVATTVPSQAAAGIARSLGADDTIDFTREEVADYVRRLTGGHGFDVVVDTVGGANLDKSFEAAGFYGRVVGTAGRSTNDLSPMHAKSLSLSIVFVMIPMLYGIGRERHGRILHELAELVEGGKLRPLIDERPFTLEQVPDAYRYLESGRATGKIVIDIV, from the coding sequence ATGCGAGCCCAGCTTCTCACAGCTCATGGCGGTCCGGAGAATTTCGAACTGCGGGACGTAGAGCAGCCGATCATCCAGCCGGGCACGGTGCTGGTGCGGATAGCCGCGGCAGCCATCAACCGGATCGACGTGCGCATTCGCGAGGGCCTGCCGATCGGAGCGGATCTGCCCGCCATACTCGGCTCGGATTTCGCCGGCGAAATCGCCGCCGTCGGCGATGGTGTCGATGGCTTCCAACCGGGCGACGAAGTCTATGGCTTTGCGGGAGGCGTGAGGGGCCAGGAAGGCGGCGCGCTTGCCGAGTATATTCTGGCCGATGCGCGCCTCGTCGCGCTCAAGCCGCGCAACCTGCCAATGCGCGAAGCAGCGGCGTTGCCGCTCGTTTCCATCACCGCCTGGGATGCGCTGGATCGTGCCGGCGCCACCGCCGAGGATCATATCCTGGTGCATGGCGGTGTCGGCGGCGTGGGGCATGTCGGCGTTCAACTCGCCAAGGCGCGCGGCGCCCGGGTGGCGACGACCGTCCCCTCGCAGGCCGCCGCTGGGATCGCGCGTTCCCTCGGGGCGGACGACACGATCGATTTCACCCGTGAAGAGGTCGCCGACTATGTCAGGCGCCTGACGGGGGGACACGGCTTCGACGTCGTGGTCGACACGGTCGGCGGTGCTAATCTCGACAAGTCCTTCGAAGCCGCCGGTTTCTACGGCCGCGTTGTCGGCACCGCGGGGCGCAGCACCAACGACCTGTCGCCGATGCATGCCAAGTCGCTGTCCCTCAGCATCGTGTTCGTCATGATCCCCATGCTCTACGGCATCGGGCGGGAACGCCACGGAAGGATCCTGCACGAGCTCGCGGAACTGGTGGAGGGCGGGAAGCTGCGCCCGCTCATAGATGAGCGGCCGTTCACGCTGGAGCAGGTGCCCGACGCCTACCGGTATCTTGAATCCGGACGAGCCACGGGGAAGATCGTCATCGACATCGTTTGA
- a CDS encoding L-dopachrome tautomerase-related protein: MTPAFRGWRTQGAIWLPSAIPCLRDDKEDDMKQSILTALLASTPLLAAAAVVAQPAAPALSVAAESTQMIWNAVAVDRGRIFVAGPRWTGSKGPALALLDAQGQPRPYPDASWNDWHPGADTASAFVNVNAIHLDGRGNLWVVDTGSPDFGGDPLPGGAKLVKIDLATDRTARIYPLGPEIAKPGSYVDDIRFKGETGYLTDAGQPGLIVFNAVTGEARRVLDGDPSTTAPADRPIVLDGTVLKGPDGSPLRVNSDPLELSPDGTWLHYGPLTGPWSRIETRWLDDPNLSPAELAKKVEPWADLPPVGGTALARNGDLYFTDLADDSLKRRAPDGTVTIIVTDPRLHWVDAPFIDEAGSMWLPVPQMDRVALFNAGTSKTRWPVQLFRIDLGLKP; the protein is encoded by the coding sequence TTGACGCCCGCCTTTCGCGGATGGCGCACGCAAGGCGCGATCTGGCTTCCGTCAGCGATCCCCTGCCTACGCGACGATAAGGAGGATGACATGAAACAATCCATCCTGACCGCACTTCTCGCGAGCACACCACTCCTCGCAGCCGCCGCGGTGGTCGCCCAACCGGCGGCGCCGGCGCTCTCCGTGGCGGCCGAAAGCACGCAGATGATCTGGAACGCGGTTGCCGTTGACCGCGGACGCATCTTCGTCGCCGGACCGCGCTGGACCGGCTCCAAAGGACCGGCGTTGGCTCTCCTGGACGCGCAGGGCCAGCCACGGCCCTATCCTGACGCCAGCTGGAATGACTGGCACCCGGGAGCGGATACGGCGTCCGCCTTCGTCAACGTCAACGCCATTCACCTCGATGGCAGGGGCAATCTCTGGGTGGTCGATACCGGCTCGCCGGACTTCGGCGGCGATCCGCTGCCTGGCGGTGCCAAGCTGGTGAAGATCGACCTCGCCACCGACCGGACTGCCCGGATCTATCCGCTCGGCCCCGAGATCGCCAAGCCCGGCAGCTATGTCGACGATATCCGCTTCAAGGGCGAGACCGGCTATCTCACCGATGCCGGCCAGCCCGGCCTGATCGTCTTCAACGCGGTCACGGGCGAAGCCCGTCGCGTACTGGACGGCGATCCATCCACCACCGCACCCGCGGATCGGCCGATCGTCCTCGACGGCACCGTGCTGAAGGGACCGGACGGTTCGCCGCTGCGGGTCAACAGCGATCCGCTGGAACTCTCGCCGGACGGGACCTGGCTCCATTACGGTCCGCTCACCGGCCCCTGGTCGCGCATCGAGACACGCTGGCTCGACGATCCGAACCTCTCGCCAGCCGAACTCGCCAAGAAGGTCGAGCCCTGGGCCGATCTTCCTCCGGTTGGCGGAACCGCCTTGGCGCGGAACGGCGACCTTTACTTCACCGACCTTGCCGACGACTCGCTGAAGCGGCGCGCGCCCGACGGCACGGTGACGATCATCGTCACCGACCCGCGCCTGCACTGGGTCGATGCGCCGTTCATCGATGAGGCCGGATCGATGTGGCTGCCGGTGCCACAGATGGATCGTGTCGCTCTGTTCAATGCCGGGACGTCAAAGACACGCTGGCCGGTCCAGCTCTTTCGCATCGATCTCGGGTTGAAGCCGTGA
- the mdcB gene encoding triphosphoribosyl-dephospho-CoA synthase MdcB has product MRTKPVSLIEAASEPLALRRVDAERIGDLAAEALTAELDAWPKPGLVSPLDNGSHEDMDYATFERSIAALRPYYADLAIAGAAQVGMDELRRIGRMAEEAMLAATGGVNTHRGAIFALGLLSAATGAAIATSKPISVDLLTTTVAQRWGQDIRRGPIPLNSHGSGALRRFSAGGARAEAAAGFPHARNVGLPALRAGRLLADEEAARVHAFFALLASMEDTNLLHRGGLDGLALARRDAQDFMDAGSVGRPDWLDHAMAIHRRFVTRCLSPGGAADLLAVTIFLDALEGMS; this is encoded by the coding sequence ATGCGCACGAAACCTGTTTCCCTGATCGAGGCGGCATCCGAGCCCCTCGCCTTAAGGCGCGTCGACGCCGAACGTATCGGCGATCTGGCGGCGGAGGCGCTGACCGCGGAGCTCGACGCTTGGCCCAAGCCCGGACTTGTCAGCCCGCTCGACAATGGCAGCCATGAAGACATGGACTACGCAACCTTCGAGCGCAGCATAGCGGCACTGCGTCCCTACTATGCCGACCTCGCCATCGCCGGGGCGGCGCAGGTGGGGATGGACGAGCTGCGCCGTATCGGGCGAATGGCGGAAGAGGCCATGCTCGCCGCCACCGGCGGGGTGAATACGCATCGCGGTGCCATCTTCGCGCTCGGCCTGCTGTCGGCAGCCACAGGGGCTGCCATCGCGACATCGAAGCCGATCTCGGTGGACCTTCTGACCACCACCGTTGCCCAACGCTGGGGGCAGGATATCCGGCGCGGACCGATCCCGCTAAATAGCCATGGTAGCGGCGCGCTGCGACGGTTCAGCGCCGGCGGTGCCCGGGCCGAGGCCGCGGCCGGTTTCCCGCACGCGCGGAACGTTGGCCTGCCGGCCCTGCGTGCCGGTCGCCTTCTGGCGGACGAGGAGGCCGCACGGGTACACGCCTTCTTCGCCCTGCTCGCCTCGATGGAGGATACCAATCTGCTGCACCGCGGTGGTCTCGATGGCCTCGCATTGGCCCGGCGCGACGCGCAGGATTTTATGGACGCCGGGAGCGTCGGCCGGCCCGACTGGCTCGATCATGCCATGGCGATCCACCGTCGCTTCGTCACCCGTTGCCTGAGCCCCGGCGGCGCCGCCGACCTTCTGGCGGTAACGATCTTCCTCGACGCGCTGGAAGGAATGTCGTGA
- the mdcG gene encoding malonate decarboxylase holo-[acyl-carrier-protein] synthase, whose amino-acid sequence MLSVPSAAAVLSRQASPARWLIGPAATIMRDGRYARHDLLRVTPEGWRATLTVTEGLERLSDEPRRLVEGWCERGWPLIVRRPCEGHETGIAVGLPLPPSHGKLRLGFTLAPHHVAHQVPGVALADALATAPADLRPQLEAVIALSKRLSLTPTVFGALLWQHVTGLVYLRPGSDVDLLWPMSDPGPLPGLLDGLAALDAKGPARLDGEIILPNGEGVNWRELRGQRERPDDRVLVKSLDGAELRCARNLFP is encoded by the coding sequence ATGCTCTCGGTGCCGAGCGCGGCGGCCGTACTGTCGCGGCAGGCATCGCCCGCACGGTGGCTGATCGGGCCAGCGGCGACCATTATGCGTGACGGCCGATACGCACGGCACGACCTGTTGCGGGTGACGCCCGAGGGATGGCGAGCCACGCTCACTGTCACCGAAGGTCTCGAGCGTCTGTCTGATGAGCCGCGTCGGCTGGTCGAAGGCTGGTGTGAACGGGGCTGGCCGCTGATCGTGCGCCGTCCGTGCGAGGGGCATGAGACCGGCATAGCCGTCGGCCTGCCGCTGCCGCCGTCGCACGGCAAGCTGAGGCTGGGCTTTACCCTGGCCCCGCACCATGTGGCGCACCAGGTCCCCGGCGTCGCGCTGGCGGACGCGCTTGCCACCGCACCAGCCGACCTTCGCCCTCAGCTCGAGGCGGTGATCGCGCTGTCAAAGCGCCTGTCGCTCACGCCGACCGTCTTCGGCGCGCTGCTCTGGCAGCATGTGACGGGACTGGTCTATCTCCGCCCAGGTTCCGATGTCGACCTGCTTTGGCCGATGAGCGACCCCGGTCCGCTGCCTGGGTTGCTGGATGGCCTAGCAGCGCTCGACGCGAAAGGGCCCGCCCGACTCGACGGGGAGATCATCCTGCCCAACGGGGAGGGGGTGAATTGGCGAGAGCTGCGAGGCCAGCGTGAGCGGCCGGACGACCGGGTACTGGTGAAGTCGCTGGACGGGGCGGAGCTGAGATGCGCACGAAACCTGTTTCCCTGA
- a CDS encoding acyltransferase domain-containing protein, with the protein MSGTGVLCSGQGNQGSGMYDLVAAEPAAAPIFAAARRALGGRDARDVARQGGKFIHRNDVAQILCCTATLAAWAVLGPSLPRPLVIAGYSASEVPAWAIAGLIDVPTAFDLVMRRAAIMDAETREASGLAAIIGLRRASIDDLCRAHEIDVAIVNGATHFIVGGSVHRIDDALAEARQEGASHAVRLPIHVASHTPMLAAASGRFLDVLRERVRTDEEVPPGIRLIAGVDGVPVRRAGEGIGRLAAQVSTAIDWAACMDACRAARPSRILELGPGDALARMMSEQAPGIPSRSVADFKSASGVLAWLVAPVGPP; encoded by the coding sequence GTGAGCGGCACCGGCGTTCTTTGCTCCGGACAGGGCAACCAGGGTTCGGGCATGTACGATCTTGTCGCCGCCGAGCCCGCCGCCGCGCCGATCTTCGCCGCCGCGAGGCGTGCGCTCGGCGGAAGGGATGCACGCGACGTCGCGAGGCAGGGCGGTAAGTTCATCCATCGCAATGACGTGGCGCAGATATTGTGCTGCACGGCGACGCTCGCTGCTTGGGCTGTGCTGGGCCCCTCTCTCCCACGCCCGCTCGTCATCGCCGGTTACAGCGCAAGCGAGGTGCCCGCATGGGCCATCGCCGGCCTTATCGATGTGCCGACCGCGTTCGACCTGGTGATGCGCCGGGCGGCTATTATGGACGCGGAGACACGCGAAGCCTCCGGCCTCGCGGCCATTATCGGCCTTCGACGCGCATCCATCGATGACCTCTGCCGTGCCCATGAGATCGATGTCGCGATCGTCAACGGTGCCACCCACTTCATCGTCGGCGGAAGTGTTCACCGCATCGATGACGCCCTGGCGGAGGCCCGGCAAGAGGGCGCCAGCCACGCCGTCCGTCTGCCGATCCACGTTGCCTCGCACACGCCGATGCTGGCCGCCGCCAGCGGACGGTTTCTTGACGTTCTGCGCGAGCGCGTTCGGACCGACGAAGAAGTGCCACCGGGCATTCGCTTGATCGCTGGCGTCGACGGGGTGCCCGTGCGACGGGCCGGGGAGGGTATCGGCAGGCTCGCCGCACAGGTATCGACCGCCATCGATTGGGCCGCATGTATGGACGCCTGCCGCGCCGCGCGCCCGAGCCGAATCCTCGAACTCGGTCCCGGTGATGCCCTGGCGCGAATGATGAGCGAGCAAGCCCCTGGCATCCCCAGTCGCAGCGTCGCCGACTTCAAGTCTGCGAGCGGCGTTCTCGCCTGGTTGGTCGCGCCAGTCGGCCCGCCGTAA